The genomic stretch CGGCAGCTCTGCCTGTGGGATGGCGAAGGCCATGCACTGGCCTGGAGCATGGACCTAAAGGTAGAGTCAGCTGCCCTTGATCTGCCACGCTATACCTGCTCTGACTCCCTAatcctgcctttccttctgtgtCTGGGAGAACTGACTACTGTGGTTACAGGCTGTTCAGATGTGAACTCTGTAGAGATCGGTAAGAGTGACACCTGAGCGTTGCTGTTGCCTCAGACCTCATTTTGGTTCATCTGTAGCACTGCTAGGTGCTTTCGGTGTCTTCCCCTTACTAGgctctatcccaggtctctcatgCCTCCTTTTCTCTGGTTGCCTTGGAAGGATCCTTTAAAGTTACTAAGATGACAAAGTTACATCCAACTTCTCTTATTAGAAAGCCATCTTCTTTTATTAaactttatgttttttctttttcttttttctttttttttttttttaagacagggtttctctgtgtagccctggctgtcctggaactctctgtagaccaggctggccttgaactcagaaatcctcctacctcggcttcccgagtgctgggattaaagtcgtgcgccaccaatgcccggcaAACTTTTATCTTTAATTAACATTTACATAATACTCAGTTTTGACTGTGACCCAGGCTCTTTCCTCCCCCAACACCTTGACCTCCATCTGAATCCTCATGTCTCTAGAATTTCCCCTTATACTTTCATGTACGTTCTACTACCCCTTCCTCAACCCCACCCCCTGAAGTCTCTGTCCTGATCTCATGGGCCCCTTAGAAAAACAATTTCTTCAATTTAcctttttttcttcccaggaGACGGGTTTATGTGCTGACTTCCACCCAAGTGGGGCAGTTGTGGTTGTAGGACTGAACACAGGGAGGTGAGAGAATACCACACCTCCTATGAAGAAAAACAGGGAAGTCTAGGAAGGGTTCTTGGTAACAGGGGAAGGGACAAGAGGTGACCAAGGCTAACTAAAGTGTTGAACCACAcctttcaggtgcttctctgtaacccaggctgccccTCCCCTGGTGTCACCAAGTCTTCCCCATGTATACTCTTCAGTCTGGGACAGAATGGGGTAGCAGGCCAGGATGGGGAAGCAGTGGGACTCGGAGGGGTGGATGTGGGTGGGCGAACAGGGAAGTGCCAGGCTGACTGACTCCACAAGGTTTCTGTGGTTGGCCTGGTTTGcagttcctgacttctttctcaggAGACATCAGAAGCCCCTCAGCATTTCTATGCCCTTAGCCTCGTCCCATCCCCCAGCCTCCTTCCAGACACCACAGCCTGATAGTCTCTGTCTTCTTGCTGACTCTTTGCTCAGAGCCTCCCTGGGGGTGGGCTCACATCTTGccttcttgcttccttccctttccctttcaggTGGTTGGTTTTGgacacagagaccagagagattGTGTCTGATGTCACTGACGGCAACGAACAGCTCTCAGTTGTCCGGTACAGCCCAGGTGGGAGCCACCCCCACCCTGGACCTGGGTCCTGCTCTGGCTCTTCTTTATCTGAATAAGTTTCTTTGTAGATGGGTTGTACCTGGCTATTGGTTCCCATGACAACATGATCTACATCTATAGTGTTTCCAGTTGTGGCACTAAGTCCAGCCGCTTTGGCAGATGTATGGTAAGGACGCTGGGGTGGAAGGTGGGATTTGTTAACTGTGGGCACAGTAACAGGGGTTTGATGCATTAAGGGCTAGTCTGGGGATGGGAAATGGTAGCCATCTTGTCAAATTCTTGACTCTTATTCCCCAGGGGCACTCCAGTTTTATCACTCACCTTGACTGGTCCAAGGATGGGAATTTCATCATGTCCAATTCTGGGGATTATGAGATTCTCTACTGTGAGTGGCAGGGAGATGgggataatttaaattttttttttcatcaggctggcttagaattctCTATGTGGCCCATGCTGTTTTTGCATTTGTCATCCTCCTAATTATGTCTCCTAAGAGATTATGTGGGTGCCGACAGGAGGCTTCTAGTCAGGAGGGCTGATGGTAGTAGAGGAACATCAAGCAGAGGGGCTGATGTGGAGGGAAGTGGAGGTTGGAATTGGACATAGGGATAACCCAGTAAGTAGGTAAGCTACAGTTTCACACTCTATCTTCTCCAACAAGAACTCAAGGGAGTTGAAAAATGGACCAGGCATTGtggtgcatgccattaatcccagaacttgggaggcagagataggtggctGGATCTttatgaggtcaaggccagcctggtctacatagtaagttctagggcagccaaggctGCATAGGAAGACTGtgcctcaaaatacaaaacaaaggaaaggccaggcgtggtggcgcatgcctttaatcccagcactggggaggcagaggcaggtggatttttgagttcgaggccagcctggtctacaaagtgagttccaggacagccaaagctatacagaggaagcctgtctcgaaaaaccaaaaaccaagccaaaaaacctcagcccccccccaaaaaaaaaccccaaaacaaacgaAAAAGACTGATGCACTAAGAAGACAGTGCTTTGGGATAGCTTCTTAGGGCAAGTGGAGGGGCTACCTTATTCTGGGAGGAGAAGCTGATGAGAAACTGTTAGTACTTTAtccagaggttgaggcaggaatgGGAAGTTCCAGGCATGTCTAAGGCTAGATtctctgtttctgagacagggttccctCTGTCACCTGggtgtgctggaactcactttgtagaccagggtggcccccaactcagagatctgtctgcccctCTAGGACTGGGATTAAGGATTTGCACCATCATGCAGGTCTAATTTAAAGCCAAGCCAAGTCAAACACCGTCAGTGAGAACTTGGGAAGCACACAGTGGGGTTCATAGTGGACGCTATGCCTATGATCAGTTCATGTTCTCAACTGAGGGAAgaatgatggctgagtaggcgATTTCCACCTAGGGGATGTGGCTGGAGGCTGCAAACTGCTGAGGAACCGCTATGAGAGCAGAGACCGGGAGTGGGCTACCTATACCTGTGTGCTGGGCTTCCACGTCTATGGTGAGCCAGGATCTGGAATCCGTTAGGAGGGCTGGGGAAACAAGGAGGAACCCATTCTGCCCTCAGAATACTGGGCATGTGCCACCTCGGGGTGGGGGTCATAGTGGCAAATCCAGGCTAGGAGGCCCCTTGGGATTGTCTGGAGCGCAGTGGCAACCTGAAGACCTGAAACACTGCAACTCTAGGTTGTGGTAGCAGCCTGACTGAGGCCACCTGTTGTGTTAGGTGTGTGGCCTGATGGCTCTGATGGGACAGACATCAACTCCCTTTGCCGCTCCCACAATGAACGGGTGGTGGCTGTGGCAGACGACTTCTGCAAAGTACACCTCTTTCAGTACCCATGTGCTCGAGCCAAGGTGAGGCTTCAGGGGACCATTGGGCCCAGGTGGGTAGGTTTGGTACCCTGCCATTGCTGCaaccagttttttgttttctttttttctctcatctaGGCGCCAAGTCGTATGTACTCAGGTCATGGCAGCCATGTGACTAGTGTCCGGTTCACACACGACGACTCATACCTTGTCTCCTTAGGTGGCAAGGATGCTAGCATCTTTCAGTGGCGAGTGCTGGGGGCCGGGAGCTCTGGGCCCGCTCCTGCCACACCATCTAGAACGccctctctgtcccctgcctcctccctggaCGTGTGATTGATGTTGGATGGTCTTGTCCCTCTGGTACTGTGGTCTGGCCAAAACCCCTAGGACCAAGGACAGTCTTTTCCTGTGCTGGCTTTTTCTTTGACTTCATACATTCCCAATTGCGCATTTTCCTGGAGGTGCTAACCACCCCACTgcacacaaaataacaacagaCTTGCTGGCTGAGCCAGGCAACCCAGCTCAGACACCCTCTGCTCGGTGAGgggcaataaaaagaaaaaagtaactgCCTGGTGCTTTTGTGCGGCGGGTCCCCACAGGGGCCCAGTTGTGTtaggatgaaagaaaaaagtgCAGGgcgggaagagaaaagggagttCAGACCAAATATGCAAATAACAGGCAAAGCGGCTTGCAAATAACCTCAAGAAGAGTGAGGGCGCGCGCGCGCCTTTCGACGCCACTGCCGGGGAGCAGTCCTAACCCATAGTGCAAAGAGTTAATTCCGGCTCCCCACCGCCCTCAGGGGCGGGGTCGAGCTGCAACGGAAATAACCGAGCGCGGGGCCGCGGCTGAGCGAAAGGAGCCGAGTTCCTTCCGGAAGTGGCCGATCTGCGGGGTCTTGCTCTCCGACCTGAGCCGAGCGCTGGGCCTTGTTCTCCGGATCGGCCGAAGGTGTTCCGGAAGCAGGCGAACCCGGACGCGGGCAGGGCAAACCTTGCCAGCGGTTGGCACCGCACGACGTCTGCTGGGACTCGGTGAGGACGCTAGGAGCCGGAACCTCACTCCGGTCAGGCAGGAATCGAGCTCGTTCCGGAAGAAGCCGAGTAGACCGGAGCTGGCCTTGGTGTCCCGGCGTGAGGCTATAGCAGTGTCGTCGTCGCGCGGGCAGTGATGAGCCGCGGCGGCTGAGCGAGCAGAGGTGCCGGCTGCTCGGGCCCCATCGACACTTCCGCGGAGCGTCAGCCACGCGCTGGGGGCTTCGTCTGGAGCTGAGCTTTGCCCCCGCGAGCCTCCGGGACCTCTTTGTGTGGCCGGAGGCGGCGGCGGGAACGGCCATGGCGGCTAACATGTACCGGGTGGGAGGTGAGTACCCTGAGCGGAAGAGGCTGAGGCCGGGATCAGGGAGACTCGGTGTCCGCAGGCGCGGGGGAGCCACATCTGGGGTCGTGTGGGCCGCGGCACCGACCGGAACCGGAATCGAGAGCTATGGTTCCGCGCGGCGACGCTATCGGGCGCAGAGTCTACCGCAGAGGCTTACCTGCAGCCGTAACGGTGCTCTGAGACCTGTGACTGGATCGCCGGGCTGGAAGTGGCCTTGGCTTGGAAGGGGCCCGAGTGACCGCCCGGCCAGCCGCGCTAGGGGCTAGGCGCGCcggggttttcttttctgtggcgGTTTGTGCGTTCGCGAAGGTGGGGCCTGAACAGTTTACTCAATTCTCCTATACAAGGATGCAACTTGAGTGCAAAGTTTGTATGGATTCCAGGGAAATTTCTTGTTCTTGTCTCTTAAGTCCCACTTTTGAGTGAAGATCTGACGTTAGAACTGGGTGTTGCAGGGGTAGGGGGTAAaaactcatttcctttttcttcttttttccttgtttctttttagacaaggtttcttctctgtgtagtcttggctgtcctgggactcatactgtagaccaggctggcctcgaactcagagatccgcttgcctctgcctcctgactgctggaattaaaggtgtgtggcatcactgcctggcaaagtgtttccataatatctcttttccttccttcctttttttttttttttttttttttttcccccccccccccatttcctttttgaggcaggttttccccttgtttcttttgagacaaggtttctctgtgtaaccctggctgtcctggaacttgagctgtagacttggctggctttgaaccaaGAGCCTGCTTTGGTCTCCCAGACTGTTGGAATTAAatgcatatgccaccactgtccagctaatGACTAATACTTATTTTCTTAACTCTCTCCTCTTGCTCATCTCCACTTCATCTCTATCTAGAATTTTGTCTCATTTTGGTCCACACAGACCGACTTTTTCATCTGGGTGCCCTCTCCTCTGATCCTCTTGTttcttccccacctccttctACAGATTACGTCTATTTTGAGAACTCCTCCAGCAATCCTTACCTGGTTAGACGGATTGAGGAGCTCAATAAGGTGAGTggagttggttttttgttttgttttgtttttttaatgatacagggtctcttattatgtaaccttggctgcctggaacttgctgtgtagaccaggctgatcttaaactcaTGGAGACCCTTTTCATTGGTCCTGAAATTATCTTTGAGTATTAAGTCTTTACTGCTAAGTTTTTCTAGCTCTTCTACTTAGACCCTTAAGGAGATATTGCTTTTGGACTCTGTGCACTTCCACTCGCCCACCTCCCCCCAGCaccttcactttctttttttgttgttgtttttttgttttttgttttttttttgttttttcgagacagggtttctctgtgtagccctggctgtcctggaactcattttgtagaccaggctggccttgaactcagaaatctgcctgcctctgcctcccaagtgctgggattaaaggcgtgcgccaccatgcccggcatgcACCTCCACTTTCAAATGGCCAATTTTTCTTCTCatgtttttctccctcctttagACTGCAAATGGAAATGTGGAAGCAAAGGTTGTCTGTCTTTTCCGGCGAAGGGATATTTCTAGTAGCCTCAACAGCTTGGCTGACAGTAATGCTCGTGAGTGTCTTCATTCCtcacccctttcccctccccaggATCTGAGGACTAGACATGTTCCTGCAGGTGTTTCCCCTGGTAGCATTCCCAAGGGAGGGCGTGAGTTTGGGGGGTGGGAAGTGCCTGGTCTGCAGAGGGAGGCCTGTTGTTACACGTTGGGGTTGGAAGCAGGGCGGGCAGACCATGATAAGGAAAGCCAGAATGAGgcttatgtgtgtgagtggagAGATATTTTGATAGGAAATGAAAAGAGCTTTAGAGAAGCACACACTCGGGGACATTTTGGGTACTTTGGGACAGTGGTTAGTGAGTGATGGCCAAGGTGAAGAGGAAGATACTGTTTTGAGAAGCCTGCATAACAGAGAGGAGGCTTATGCTGTAGTCTGAAGGCGATGCCAAAACATTAAGAGAGATGATAAGCTAGGAGCAGTTCTCTTGGGTTTTCCTGCCTTTACCTTTTTTCCTCTCCACTCCAGTTAGTGTCTTTTTTGACTTATTTTTGCTTTGTCTGCATTTTCTTTATGATCtttatattgtaattttttttcacttagttttatcttttttctttctttttttttctttgagacagggtttctctgtgtagccctggctgtcctggaactcactctgtagatcaggccgACCTTGaacatagaaatccacctgcctctgcctccctggtgctgggattaaaggcgtgtgccagcacTACCCACATCACTTAGTTTTCTTTTGACTCCCTTTTTTCTCCTAGATTCtttttcaggccccagacatgAAAGGGTTAATGAACTGGGCCTACCAAGTTTCCTGGCCCTTTGGGGTTTCCTGCTCCATCTGGCAGGGGCTGACCTTGGTCTTGTTCAATcagaaggggtgggggtgtggttcTTTTTGCCCTAGCCCTGGGTTTTCCtagaacacagagagacatggaCACCCCCCCCAAATCTGTACCCCAGTTTTCAGGGGAACAATGCACCGATGAGCATGTGCCTGAGGTTTCTGTCGTCTTCTACTTTGGTTGGCACTTAGCCAGGTTAACTGTTTCTACGGAGATTTCAGTACAGGCTGCTGCCTCTTGGTGAGGAAGGTGTTGCACTGGTTTCGGAGTTGCCCTTCTTGAAAGCCCACAAACTATTATTAGCcaagtagaaagagaaggaacattaGGTTGCACGTGATGTTTCAGGCACAGCAAGAAGTCCTGAAGTATGAAGAGGAGCTGGTAAATAAACAGCGACCATGTGTgctatttttacttcttcttAACTGGATTTTAGGACCTCGGACTGGTTGTGCAAGAAAGAGCTAAATATGACGTCACACTGTATTATGGCTCTGTTTGTGCTTTCTGCGTGTTGTCAGTGTTGGCAGCTAGGATTGGGTGCATTTCTGTGGTATCCTTATACTCTCACAGTATAAGGATGTGATAATTCCTTTGATGGAATTAGAGAGAGGATGGAACATCTACACTGAGGTGTAAGGCCCAAAGGCGGGGCTGGTAGGGTAAGAGTGAGCTGCCCGAGGAAATTGCTAGGCAGCAGCTGAGGTCGGCTCTTCTTTACCGGACTAGCTAGCTGGCTAAGGTACCTGTTTCTGAATTAGTTTATGACTTGGTTTCTTCCTCAATATTCTAGGGGAATTTGAGGAGGAATCAAAACAGCCAGGGGTCTCCGAGCAGCAGAGACATCAACTGAAGCACCGAGAGCTTTTTCTTTCTCGGCAGTTTGAATCATTACCAGCTACCCACATAAGGTATAGGACGATCAGGGTCACTGTGGCCTATGCGCCCTTATTTAGAAGATGGAGAGAACGGGGTGGTGTATTGGAGATGGCAGGTAAGGAGGGATGCTCATCCAGGACTTTtgggtttgtctttttttcttaggGGGAAGTGCAGCGTGACTCTCTTGAATGAGACAGACATCTTAAACCAGTATCTAGACAAGGAGGTGAGGAGCTGCTGTGATGAGAGGGAGGTGAGGGAATGTTGCCCCCTAAAGGCAAGTGAGGAGGTAAAGGGGCCATGGACCTCACagccggggtgtgtgtgtgtgtgtctgtctgtctgtgtgtctggagAGACCTTACTGTCCATGCAGATTCTTCCTACTaacctcctctcttcctctttaggACTGCTTTTTTTACTCACTGGTGTTTGATCCTGTGCAGAAGACACTTCTGGCTGATCAAGGGGAGATCAGAGTTGGTTGCAAATTCCAAGCTGAGATCCCAGATCGTTTGGCAGAGGGTAAGCaacagaacaggaagtgctcGAACATGAAAGTTTCTGTGGATAGCTTGATTTGGGGTACCAGTGTGGAATCTGCTAGGTGTTGTGTTGTGGCTCTGACAGGGTGAGACTTAGGAACATGAGAGAGACAGGTGGGCACAGCTGGGAGGGGAGTTCTGAGGTCTGATAGACTCCaagcagagcagaggaagaagagccaTTGTGAGTGACTATagttatttctctctccctccgtGGTGATTCTGTTGTTTCCTCAGGAGAATCAGATAATCGAAACCAACAGAAGATGGAGTTAAAAGTCTGGGACCCAGACAACCCTCTTACAGACCGGCAGATTGATCAGTTTCTCGTGGTGGCCCGGTGAGGGTGGGTGGATCAGGAAGGTGGGCTGGGGAGGAATGGACTGAATTCTGCGTCTCatccaatttcttttcttttcttttcttttttttcttcctttctttttttaaagtgggcTTTGTTTTAGGcctgggcattttctttttcttcttagttCCTGAACctgcttcaatttttttcttctcttcttgacTTCTCAATCTCTCTTTAGAGCTGTGGGAACCTTTGCGAGAGCCCTAGACTGCAGCAGCTCAATTCGGCAGCCAAGCTTGCACATGAGTGCAGCTGCTGCGTCACGAGATATCACTCTGGTAAGTGCCAGCTGATAGATAGTTGGGCGTgttgaggcaggagaggagggcgGGAGTCCTGGAGAAGGTAGAAGTGCTTAAAGAGTAGCAAGTCCTTAGCTTTGTTCTATATTTTTGGTAGTTCCATGCCATGGATACCTTGCAAAGGAATGACTATGACTTGGCCAAGGCTATGTCAACCCTAGTACCACAGGGAGGCCCGGTGCTCTGTCGGGATGAGATGGAGGAATGGTCTGCTTCTGAAGCCATGCTGTTTGAAGAGGCTCTGGAGAAGTATGGGAAGGATTTCAATGATATCCGCCAGGACTTTGTAAGTGAACAGGACTAGGAGGAGGGAGAACGATGACTGAGCTAGGATCACATGCCATCTCATTCTCTGTTTGCTGTTCTTTTTAGCTACCCTGGAAGTCACTTGCAAGCATAGTCCAGTTTTATTACATGTGGAAAACCACAGACCGGTATATTCAGCAGGTATGGGTCAGGCTGGCTGGGAGGCTGGACCAGAGGCTATCTGCTTACCTCTctgctatttcttttgtttgatttcaaTTTGTACTGAGATGCTCtgaatttctgtttttctccttacAGAAAAGATTGAAAGCTGCTGAAGCAGACAGCAAACTGAAACAGGTCTACATCCCCACTTAGTAAGTGTGGCAGAAAGGGAGATGGTGCCTTCCTTAGTGATTGCGgtaaccaggaagcagaggctatggCTCAGTGACGAGCATGGGCTTAGTATGCTCAAGGCTGTAGGCCTAATCCCCAGAACTCCACAGAGTCGGAAAGAGAACGGAAAGTGGTGGTAAGAGAGACACAAGTGGGTTGTTTTCTTAACTAGcttctgtcttctcttgtttCCTTCATTAGTACCAAGCCAAACCCTAACCAGATCATTTCTGTTGGTTCAAAACCTGGCATGAATGGGGCTGGATTCCAGAAAGGCCTGACTTGTGAGAGCtgccacagtgagttccaaggagGGACAGGGTTGCTGGGGATAGGTGGTCCTAGGGTGGCTTATTCTCTGTCCTGGGAATTTGAGGATCTCGGGTGGCATATTTCCTGCCAGcaaatttcccttctctctctctcttatagcCACACAGTCTGCCCAGTGGTATGCCTGGGGACCCCCTAACATGCAGTGCCGACTTTGTGCTTCCTGTTGGATTTATTGGAAGAAATACGGGGGACTGAAGACCCCTACCCAACTTGAAGGGGCTGCTCGGGGCACCACAGTAAGAATCAGTGGGTGGGAACTTGGCATGATGACTGAGGCAGGTgggtgagttagaggccagtctggtatacaaagcaagctccaggttaGCTGGGGCTACATACTTAGATGTTGTctcaacaaatagaaaagaatcactgatgccaggcgtggtggcgcacgcctttaatcccagcactcgggaggcagaggcaggcggacttctgagttcgaggccagcctggtctacaaagtgagttccaggacagccaggactacacagagaaacccaggatATAGCTACCTAGGTCCTATTAGACTGGGCTATGGGTCTcgaaaagccaagaaaaaaaagtaactgcAAGAATATGTGGGGATTGGGAGAGCAGTGGGCTTCTGAGTGCTTTAGGCAAAGGCCAGAAAACCTTTGACCTCTTCTTCCATGGAGACTGTCAAATGGGTAGGAGCACCTGCCAAGTATTGGGAAGCCAGGGTGGTTGGGCGGGGCTTCACTGAAGAGGTCAGGTAGAAACAGTTGGCTGTCTTCAGGAGATAGAGGACAGAATTGCACTGTTGATTTGCGATTTCTCTTTTTCATATGTCATTCCTCTAGGAGCCACACTCAAGAGGTCATTTATCCAGACCTGAAGCCCAAAGTCTCTCCCCCTATACAACCAGTGCTAACCGGGCCAAGTTGCTGGCTAAGAACAGGCAAACTTTCTTGCTCCAGACCACAAAGCTAACTCGTCTAGCCAGACGGATGTGCCGAGATCTATTACAGCCAAGGAGGGCTGCCCGAAGACCCTATGCACCTATCAATGCCAATGCCATCAAGGCAGAGTGTAAGGACTGGAGTACTAGCAATGAGTCCAAAGTTGCTCTGGCTAGAGCCCATGACTGTAGGGATAGTAGGCCACAGCGGGTATTTAGAGATCTTGGCCACAGAAGAGAACAGTGAAATTCCTTCAGAAACTTTGATCTGCCATgtctggtggtgcatgcctagaATGTAAGCCCTCAGGCTGAGACAGGATATAGCTACCTAGGTCCTATTAGACTGGGCTATGTAATGAGCTCTGGGCTAGCCTGGATTACTTACTAggacccaatctcaaaaaacaaggctAGGCATTCGTATAACCCAAGCATTGGAGGGGTGGAGTCAGGACGAtaatagcaagttctaggccagctggtACTTTACAGCAGGACCatttcaaaacaccaaaacaaaactgcagaGTACCCAGAGGCTTCCTCTCACTGCAGAGTACCCAGGGGTTCCCCTCTCACTGCAGAGTACCCAGGGGTTCCCCTCTCACTGCAGAGTACCCAGGGGNCCTCTCACTGCAGAGTACCCAGGGGTTCCCCTCTCACTGCAGAGTACCCAGGGGTTCCCCTCTCACTGCAGAGTACCCAGGGGCTTCCCCTAACTGCAGAGTACCTAGAGCCTTCCTCTCTTTTCCAGGCTCTATCCGACTTCCTAAGGCTGCCAAGACGCCACTGAAAATTCACCCTCTGGTGCGGCTGCCCTTGGCAACTATCGTCAAAGATCTGGGTATGAGATGGGGAGCTACACCCCATCCAGGGTGGGTGGCAGGTGGAGAGACAGTCTGGGTGGTATCAGGctctctgagccttctcttcagtcaGGCTGACGGCTGGATTTCCCTCTCAAGAGTCTTCTCTTCAGTCAGGCTGACGGCTGCATTTCCCTCTCTGAGTCTTCTTCCCCAGAGGTTTTTTTGACACCGAGTCCACACAACTtagagtatttgtgtgtgtgcttattattattattatgatccttcttgttattgttttttggtggtggtgctgtAGATCAAAACCCAGAATCTCATAAGTTCTGGTTAAGTGGTTTACCATTGAGCTCCATCTCTGGCACAGAAGTGGCTTTCTATAAGTATTTTCTGATCTGAAAGcataatgtgtttttaaataaggTTAAGTAGCTTGGTAGGCCATTTTCTCCATTATTAATCTTTAGGCCATTAGAGTAAACAACTGGTCAGggtagagagggaggaaagaatggTAATGAAACTACATAGGCAAGGACAGTGGGAACATTTTCTATTtcatcccccttctccctctactGACAGTGGCTCAGGCACCTCTGAAACCAAAAACACCTCGGGGTACTAAGACACCAATCAACAGAAACCAGCTGACCCAGAATCGAGGCCTGGGGGGCATTATGGTGAAACGTTCCTATGAGACTGTGAGTTGACAGAGTGGGCTGGGAAAGCTGGACAGGGTGGGCTTTTGTTTCAAATAGGAGTCTAAGGAAGGTAGTTCCTTCATTATGTACCCCATCCTTTTCCAGATGGCAGGGACAGGGGTCCCCTTCTCTGCCAATGGAAGGCCTCTGGCTTCAGGGATTCGTTCAAGCTCACAGCCAGCAGCCAAGCGTCAGAAACTAAACCCTGCTGATGCTCCCAATCCAGTGGTATTTGTGGCCACAAAGGATACCAGGTAGGGAGAGAGTCCACCATGAGGGGCTGAGAGGCTGGCAATCCAAGTTGTCCAGCATTGGAAGTAGGAGTATCTGAGAAAGATAGGTGCATAAGAGAATGTGGGTACCAGAGGGTAGAACTGTAGAGGGCACTGTGGAGCTGCACCTGCTTGAGTCTTGGTGCTCATCAggctttcctgtttctgtcttgCTCTTTTTGGCCAGGGCTTTAAGGAAAGCTCTAACTCACCTGGAAATGCGCCGAGCGGCCCGAAGGCCCAACTTACCCCTGAAGGTGAAACCAACGCTGATGACAGTGCGGCCCCCAGTTCCTCTGCCCGCTTCTTCACATCCTGCCAGCACCAATGAGCCCATTGTCCTGGAGGATTGAGCATCTTAGGGGGAGGTGGGATGAGAGGTAGAGGGGTGGGTGCCCAGGACATACAAATCTTCATTCCTTTTGGTATCAAAGGGAGTAAGGAGTGAGGGAGGGTtgaccctggtgtgtgtgtgtccttgcagGGGTTGGACACCTTCTGGTGTTAGTTA from Mus caroli chromosome 19, CAROLI_EIJ_v1.1, whole genome shotgun sequence encodes the following:
- the Mta2 gene encoding metastasis-associated protein MTA2, giving the protein MAANMYRVGDYVYFENSSSNPYLVRRIEELNKTANGNVEAKVVCLFRRRDISSSLNSLADSNAREFEEESKQPGVSEQQRHQLKHRELFLSRQFESLPATHIRGKCSVTLLNETDILNQYLDKEDCFFYSLVFDPVQKTLLADQGEIRVGCKFQAEIPDRLAEGESDNRNQQKMELKVWDPDNPLTDRQIDQFLVVARAVGTFARALDCSSSIRQPSLHMSAAAASRDITLFHAMDTLQRNDYDLAKAMSTLVPQGGPVLCRDEMEEWSASEAMLFEEALEKYGKDFNDIRQDFLPWKSLASIVQFYYMWKTTDRYIQQKRLKAAEADSKLKQVYIPTYTKPNPNQIISVGSKPGMNGAGFQKGLTCESCHTTQSAQWYAWGPPNMQCRLCASCWIYWKKYGGLKTPTQLEGAARGTTEPHSRGHLSRPEAQSLSPYTTSANRAKLLAKNRQTFLLQTTKLTRLARRMCRDLLQPRRAARRPYAPINANAIKAECSIRLPKAAKTPLKIHPLVRLPLATIVKDLVAQAPLKPKTPRGTKTPINRNQLTQNRGLGGIMVKRSYETMAGTGVPFSANGRPLASGIRSSSQPAAKRQKLNPADAPNPVVFVATKDTRALRKALTHLEMRRAARRPNLPLKVKPTLMTVRPPVPLPASSHPASTNEPIVLED